The Chlorobaculum sp. MV4-Y genome contains the following window.
ATCCGCTCGACGTACACTACACCGAGCATATCTATAGCAGCAAAGAGGGCGCCTCGGGCGGTTCCGGAGTCGGTGGCGGAGGGTGTGGATGCAATTGAAAAACAGATCGAAAATGGCGACGGCGCTGCTCACCAGTGCTGCCATGCTCCTGCCGTCGGCCAAGAAAGCCCAGGCGGAGGCAGCTCCCGAAGAGGGCGTCGTCAGCCTGAAATACCTGAACTATCACGACAGCCAGACGGGCGACACCGATCTGACGGCGGGCATGTCGATGAATCGTATGACTGTCAACGCATTGTCTTTTTATGGTATGGTGCCGATTGCGGGCAAGTGGTCGATCGCGACGACCTTCATCGAAGATTCGGTTACCGGCGCATCGCCAACCTACCACGGCTGGAGGTTTCCATCGGAGATCAAAAACGACAGCTCCTCCGGGGCATCGGGAGACCTGCGGCACGCCGGCGACCTGAGCCTCACCCGTTACTTTTCGCGAGGTACGCTCAGCCTCGGCACGAGCTACTCGCAGGAGTCCGACTACATTTCACGAGGCATTTCGCTTAACGGCACGCTCTCAACCGAGAGCAAAAACACCACCTTCAGTCTCGGGGCCGCCTACAGCAGCGACACGGTTTATCTCGACAAGCCGGCGGTCATCGAGTCAAAGCAAAGCGACACGCCGGGGCGCAAGTGCGTCGTTTCCGGACTGTTCGGCGTGACGCAGGTTGTGTCGCAGAACGACATCATGCAGGTGACTGCCACCTATACGCACGGCGACGGTTATTACAGCGATCCATACAAGGATCCTGACGTAAGACCCGGCAAACGGCGGATGTTTATCCTCATGACCCGCTGGAACCATCACTTCGACGGACCGGATGGTACAGCGCGGCTTTCGTATCGTTACTATACCGACACCTTCGGTATCGAGGCGTATACCTTCACGGCTGAATACGTCCAGCCATTGCCGCATGGCTGGGAGATCACACCGATGGTGAGGTACTATTCGCAAAGCGCCGCCAGCTTCTACGTGCCAACTGGTGACGATCCGCGTGCAGTGGCCCC
Protein-coding sequences here:
- a CDS encoding DUF3570 domain-containing protein; its protein translation is MATALLTSAAMLLPSAKKAQAEAAPEEGVVSLKYLNYHDSQTGDTDLTAGMSMNRMTVNALSFYGMVPIAGKWSIATTFIEDSVTGASPTYHGWRFPSEIKNDSSSGASGDLRHAGDLSLTRYFSRGTLSLGTSYSQESDYISRGISLNGTLSTESKNTTFSLGAAYSSDTVYLDKPAVIESKQSDTPGRKCVVSGLFGVTQVVSQNDIMQVTATYTHGDGYYSDPYKDPDVRPGKRRMFILMTRWNHHFDGPDGTARLSYRYYTDTFGIEAYTFTAEYVQPLPHGWEITPMVRYYSQSAASFYVPTGDDPRAVAPTNGMEYYSEDQRLSAFGAFSYGVKVAKELGRSWSADVKYEHCEQRYDWGINGHGDPGIPTFDFRSVQVGLSRKF